The sequence CGCATCATGGGCCACATGCTCGCACTGGGCACGTTCGCGCTCGACGTGTACGGCGACTTCACGGCCATCTTCATGTACGCGGTCAGGGACCGCGAAATCGTCCAGAACATCCTCGAAGACCTCACGGGCCAGCGCATGATGTTCAACTACTTCCGGTTGGGCGGCGTGGTCTGGGACCTGCCGGAACCCCGCGACGAGTTCTTCGACAAGATTCGGGACTTCCTCGACGGACTGCCCCAGCACGTCGAGGAGTACCACGACATGATGACCGAGAACGAGATTTTCCAGAAACGGACTGTCGATACCGGCGTCATCTCGGCCGAGACCGCGAAGGACTACGGCTGTACCGGCCCGGTGGCCCGCGGTTCGGGCGTCGATTACGACCTGCGCCGCGACGACCCCTACGGCTACTACGACGAACTCGACTGGAACGTCGTCACGGAACCGTACGGTGACAACTACTCGCGCGTGCTGGTCCGGATGCAGGAGGTCGAGGAGTCCGCGAAGATAATCGGCCAGTGCGTCGATATGCTGGAGGATTGGCCGGAAGACGAGCGCAACATTCAGGCCAACGTTCCCCGGACGCTCAAGCCCGACCCCGACACGGAGGTTTACAGGGCCGTCGAGGCCGCGAAGGGCGAGATGGGCATCTACATCCGGTCGGACGGGACCTCGAAGCCAGCCCGGTTCAAGATTCGGAGTCCGTGTTTCAACAACCTCCACGCGCTCGAAGCGATGGCCGAGGGCGAGTACGTGCCCGACCTCGTGGCCGCGCTCGGGAGCCTCGACATCGTGTTGGGGTCTGTGGACAGGTAGTGTCGCTACTGTCCGGTCGAGTCGAGTTCGGTCGCCCTGCCGACGGGGTTCTCGACCGAATCGGCGTCCGCCCCGTCGAGTAGGTCGTCGTCGGCTTCGACCACCCCGTCGAGTCGTCGCTCGAACTCGTCTTGTCCGATCTCCCCGGCGGCGTAGCGTCGTTTCAGCGTCTCGACCGGACGCTCCTCGCGTGAGTCGTCCGTCCGAGTCGAACTCGACGCCGAGGAGTCGCCCCGAGTCAGCCCCGAGTCGGGCGCGAACAGCGTCGTCGTCGCGACGACGGGCAAAACGAGAGTCAG is a genomic window of Halorussus salinus containing:
- a CDS encoding SHOCT domain-containing protein, whose protein sequence is MSPPGDSSSFPRPLARHTPDSSRWRRRVAGIAAVGAVLSLYATFAIVSGVKSGVVYNLLALLFGVLTLVLPVVATTTLFAPDSGLTRGDSSASSSTRTDDSREERPVETLKRRYAAGEIGQDEFERRLDGVVEADDDLLDGADADSVENPVGRATELDSTGQ